Below is a genomic region from Trichoderma asperellum chromosome 2, complete sequence.
GCTGGGTAAGTCCAAACTCGGCCAAGAAACTGGAGAGGCGACATTGCTTGCAGCCTGAGACGTGGCCATTGTGGAAGTGGTTGCCATGGAGGTTATTCGTACAGTCTCAGAAGAAAATGTGCGCTGAGACGGATGGCTTGAGATAATGGGGATGATGCCTCAGCGAAAGCAACGTATGATATAAAGTTGTatagcaaaaagaagatggaaattggaaaagaaaaagggaaaaaaaggaatatcaTAGGAGCAAAGTATAGGGAATCAAGGCGTAACCGAGCAAACCTATATATAACAAAGTTAGAAGCCAGTTGTAGTTCGACAGCCACCAGCTGGTTTATCACGAcctcaaaagaaaaagtataagtCTGAGCTCTCCACAAGTGGGGAAATGATAACATTCTATTTGTTACAAGAAACAGATTCATCATTCTTCATAGAAGCAAAGGCATCAAGGTATATATGCCGATACCGTATCCGCTACTCCCGCCAAATCCAGAAACCCGCTAGCCATGCTGCCACGACAAAAAAGAGGACTGTTGTTacattgaaaaaaagaacctcAAGCCATGTACCCCCCTCCCGAAAAGTCAAGTGTTTGTTGAATCCCCATTCGAAAGCAAGTAGTCAAGTGGGCGTCCCAATAGCCCTTTATTCCAAACTCATACGTGCTTCGTCGCCAATACCCCACTGGCCGCCctctttgccttgcttttgCAGCTCAAGAGCGACTGAGAAGCCTAATCTACTAGGATCATCTTCCACAGCGATGTCACTAGCCACGTCGCTggtcctccttggcctctggCTGCCACTTCGCcgtttctcttgtttctgaCTGTCCAGGCGGAGACTATCCCCCGACTGGTTAGTTGTGCGCCGTCTCAACGTTGGCCAGAACCGCGATGACGTTGAATGTAGCGATACTGCATCGTCTGCAATCTTTGTGCTCAATTCATCTGGAAATTGGTCTTGGTCTTCATCCGGTTCGACAATCATGGGTTCGGCCCGCATCTTTTCGTTGGCGGTGCTGTAGGACGTGGTATGAAGCGTGGATGAAGATTCAGTAGCATCGAGCTCGTGAGCAAGCTGAGATTCATCCACTTCCACCAGTTCAGCATCGCGATACCACTTTCGGCGGCGCGTCCATCGACCCCAGCCATCTAATCCGCGCCGTCCATTCTGCCACTATAGgaatatatattagtttGACTAATGGTAGTCCAAAAGGCTAGAGATTCGTCAAGTTACCTTGTTATCATAATATATCCACCCATTTTTGCCTTCGGGGCCATCGTAATCCACCGCTCCTTGCTCATCAGGCACGCCGTCGACTCGCCATCGGCTGCCTTCCACCCATCGCCACCGCATTCGACTTCCATCCTCGACTTCAGGAAGTTCAAATTCATCTCTTTGAGGCACCGCGTTGTTGTGTTCGTCTGTCCACGCAGGTCGTTCGTATGCGAAAAGACTGGACGTCCACCCCAAGCCGATCCACCGCCGCTGATTTTCGTATATGATAAATGTGAATTTGACGCCGGCGCTCTTACCGCCCTGTGCGGCACCGTTTCGGCGACGGCTCACTTGTAAGGTAGAAGATCCCAGAAATGATGCCTTGCTCATTTGcgattctttttcctttgcgCCGTCTTTGCCAGAGGCGGACTTGGGAGGACTTTCAAAGTGGAGGCCAGTAATGGCTCCAGCAAGTTTTCTAACAGTTGCGCTTCTCCAAATGATAGTTCTAGAAACTCGCATCACTCTAGCATGCCATGTCAAAACAAGTGTTCCAGCAAGTAGCACAACGCGTCTTGTTGTGATAATCTTGAAAGGTGACATGGTCAAAGCCACCCAGAATGGCGTCACAATAAGAAGACGCATAAACATGGCTGTAAGAGCTGGCCGAGTGGTTGCGCTGGTAGGGGTTCGTTGGGTGCTTAAAAAATCGGTCATCTCGAGAAGAGGGTCCATCAGAACATTGCATCTGCCAGTAAACTCTTTAAGTGTATCGACAATTTCATCCAACGTTTTCTGATGCTTTGTATTGGTGATTTCGGATCTAGCCCTGGTATGGCCCGGCTGCTTTCCGCTTGGTGTCTCCTCTAGATGACTGCTACCATTGGCTCCATTCTTTTTGGAGGCGGCAGCATCTTTGGTTGCCCGTGCCGGCTCAGTCCAGCCACTGGTGCTCAAAGGACTATAACGTCGGCCATACATGCCTGCTATCAGCCCCATGCCGACGACGATGGGGCCGGCTCTCATGAGCACTACATCGCCATATAGAACGACGGCC
It encodes:
- a CDS encoding uncharacterized protein (EggNog:ENOG41~TransMembrane:4 (i71-91o97-117i239-257o269-286i)); its protein translation is MSSRDDSSLGASPPSFDSHPVLGATPPPTYAAFSPVTLSATTPSRNSRRSTVLVHQKSPLLLATPPQITRALAYSHPFLLPLNTFVGLLTWSTGDPWQSFLLLSAFWAVVLYGDVVLMRAGPIVVGMGLIAGMYGRRYSPLSTSGWTEPARATKDAAASKKNGANGSSHLEETPSGKQPGHTRARSEITNTKHQKTLDEIVDTLKEFTGRCNVLMDPLLEMTDFLSTQRTPTSATTRPALTAMFMRLLIVTPFWVALTMSPFKIITTRRVVLLAGTLVLTWHARVMRVSRTIIWRSATVRKLAGAITGLHFESPPKSASGKDGAKEKESQMSKASFLGSSTLQVSRRRNGAAQGGKSAGVKFTFIIYENQRRWIGLGWTSSLFAYERPAWTDEHNNAVPQRDEFELPEVEDGSRMRWRWVEGSRWRVDGVPDEQGAVDYDGPEGKNGWIYYDNKWQNGRRGLDGWGRWTRRRKWYRDAELVEVDESQLAHELDATESSSTLHTTSYSTANEKMRAEPMIVEPDEDQDQFPDELSTKIADDAVSLHSTSSRFWPTLRRRTTNQSGDSLRLDSQKQEKRRSGSQRPRRTSDVASDIAVEDDPSRLGFSVALELQKQGKEGGQWGIGDEARMSLE
- a CDS encoding uncharacterized protein (EggNog:ENOG41~TransMembrane:4 (i86-106o112-132i254-272o284-301i)), whose translation is MAAIDLPWISQLGQPMSSRDDSSLGASPPSFDSHPVLGATPPPTYAAFSPVTLSATTPSRNSRRSTVLVHQKSPLLLATPPQITRALAYSHPFLLPLNTFVGLLTWSTGDPWQSFLLLSAFWAVVLYGDVVLMRAGPIVVGMGLIAGMYGRRYSPLSTSGWTEPARATKDAAASKKNGANGSSHLEETPSGKQPGHTRARSEITNTKHQKTLDEIVDTLKEFTGRCNVLMDPLLEMTDFLSTQRTPTSATTRPALTAMFMRLLIVTPFWVALTMSPFKIITTRRVVLLAGTLVLTWHARVMRVSRTIIWRSATVRKLAGAITGLHFESPPKSASGKDGAKEKESQMSKASFLGSSTLQVSRRRNGAAQGGKSAGVKFTFIIYENQRRWIGLGWTSSLFAYERPAWTDEHNNAVPQRDEFELPEVEDGSRMRWRWVEGSRWRVDGVPDEQGAVDYDGPEGKNGWIYYDNKWQNGRRGLDGWGRWTRRRKWYRDAELVEVDESQLAHELDATESSSTLHTTSYSTANEKMRAEPMIVEPDEDQDQFPDELSTKIADDAVSLHSTSSRFWPTLRRRTTNQSGDSLRLDSQKQEKRRSGSQRPRRTSDVASDIAVEDDPSRLGFSVALELQKQGKEGGQWGIGDEARMSLE